The genomic interval GACcaagaaaatcttttttattcgccggggtgggggtggggtttAACATGGCAGCCCCACTtcctaacaatttttttatgagtgaaGTTGCCACTCCAGACCAATGAGTTTCCCGTCATTGGGAATCACATCTCTCTTGCCTTGATGATCTCTCTTCCCACTCCATATGTACATGGTCCCCTCAAATTGATGATACTTTTGTGAGGATGGTATTCCCTATAAATGAAGGGAAATTAGAGGAAACTCTTGATTGAAATGcttgttattttttatcatccatctttctctttcctcttaatattgttttaaaaaatctaagttatttttcctttatcttCGATTGtatccttttctctttcttaacATTCTTTTTGGAACCAAtacatttcaattcatcatatGTTATTCTATTTCTTGTTGTACAAATTGCATAGGTTCTGAATTGAAGAGAGAGGAAAGTGAACAACTTGTCATACAGCTTATAGTGCATCGTATATTGGTAAGAACTCTGACTTCTTTTCTTCCCCGACTTTGTTAAAAAATGCTTGTTCTCAATAACTTACCTTGGTGGCCCGctaagaaaaagtgagaaattTGCATAAACTTTGTTCGTTAATTGCATTTTCTGTTGTGAAGTTTGATAATGgctaatttgaaatttattccgctgaaaacaaattttttaacatGATAACCAAGTTTATTATGCTGCATTCCATTATGTTCATACAGTGCATAACTCAGAAATAGATTCAATGTAAGATAGGGATTTTACATTTTTCTGATATAATTCATTATACAATAGCTTTTGAAGCAGGAGTAATTAACCAATTGCAACATGGGTGTCACTTGACAAAACTTTATTCCTCCTACCAAATTCATCAGTTTGCCAACATGGAAAGAGAAATTTCTAAAATGAATTTTCATAGTACTTATCTGTcaacaaaatgtcatctacatggtcaaaataaaatgacacaCTTTTAGCTCTgcaacttttaattatttagcaTAAATGATATGGATTTGCACTATTAACTGAAAGCTACCTCCATTGGGCGAAAGAAGCACGAACAGACATTTGCAAGCCCAAATAGTTTTTGATGAGTAATGTTCGAGAATGGAtatgttcttttttgtttttagaagaCCTAGGTTCATGAGCTTTAGGGTTGATCTGGTTAACTTGGCAATGATGTCTCTACTTCACAAGCTTCCCCTCAGGCCTGAGTTTCCGTGTATTtaatattagaataattttgttGCAGGCCATAAGCCTAGTGGTTTGCCTGCAGCTTGGCTCTTTTTGCCCGAGTCACCCTCCTTGTTCTTTTGAGAACCCAAAAGGGTATGACCCACAGTGAAGTGACTGGTTAAgcattctacatttttttttaatataagtaatAAAACTTCATTAACATGTAAAAGACACATCCAGGTACACAAGTTTTATACAAGAGACTCATTCAACAATGCTGGGCTGTTATTTCCAATTATCTACATAAAAAAGATCTGTATTGTGATAAAATCTGTCTTTTAGAACTTTATATGAGTTGACCCATTAAGCCTTTTCTATTTGCGCAACTCTGCATTTTTTCTTAGTCAGTATGTTGTGTGAGACCAATCTCTTCTTCCTGCAGAAAGAAGAATTTCAGCATACAGCTTATGCCACTAATGCTTACGTAACAGTTGGGCCATTTGCCAACCAAGTATTACAGGGTAAGGGTGCTACTCTCTTAGAGAACATGCTAGCTTATAAGCACTTAAAGTTATTAGAATTGCTTGTCATATTGGATGTTATTGCAGATGTAAGAAACCTAAGGAAGTGCTAGCTAACCGCGTCTGCACTTGTTCCCAAAAGGGACTAGCTAAGGTTATAGTTCaacttggaatcattataaaggcaAAAAACTTCTCCCTCCCTAGGAATATGAGAGTCCATTCATCAATCTCTTATTCATTGTCTTCCATTAAGATGTGGGATGTTATCATCTCCCCTATTAAAAAATCCCAACTTCTCGCCATATTATTCAGTTGTGGCACAACTCAAGTCTCAAACTTCTGATTGTGTTTGGCTTTGAGCCTTTGAGACCATTTGGAATGACTCAATTAAGCACTAGCCATGTTTGTgcttatactttttttttttttttgataagttgttTGTGCTTATACCCCAAAAGGATTGATTAAGTTTACAATTGGAGTTCCTTTAAATTATTATAGAAgccaagaacttctccttcacATGCGATATAGGATTCTGTTCACAAGCTCTTATTTACCATTCTCCCATAGATGTGGGTGTCAGATCCACTCGTATTCTTTATTATTACAAGATTTAATTGCAGAAGGTAGGTGAAAGTTCAACAAGATGTATTCTTTTCAACTGCAAGTACTGACTTTATAAAACCTGAGTTTTTAGCCAATTCTGGGTTATTAGTATCTGTTTTCGATGTGTTTCCCCTGTGctacacactctctctctctgaagtcAGCTGGACTTACCTTCACTAGTCATGATGTTCGATGAAAAAGGTCGCTATCTAATAACTTAAATCATAGAGCTTCAGATTGAGACGTTTATTGTTCTTAACTTGATTATTTCTCCATATGAGACACATGTAGCCAGCATAcagatgaaaatataataattaccAATGTTAGACAGGTTTGCTACCTGCCTCAGCTGATTATGTTCATATTCCCTAAATGAAACGCTTATTTATCTAACTGTTTCTTCCTAGAATCCTTCTAGTAGTGTGGTGCATTATTAACTTACTTTCCCCTATCCATCTACCAACAACTCATCCAATggtctttaaaaaaattttataataaaagttttttataCCCACGCGTCAGGAATTTTTTGTTCTCCAGATATGCTATAATGGAAATTGTTTTTACCTTTTTCACATTGCACGTAGGAAGGAAAAGTGTGCATCTTGAAATTTCTAGCAGAGAGAAGAATATGGCTGGTCTGAAATCAGCCAAACACAGCCCGTCATCTTCTATTTTGGAGTTTAAGCTTGATGAGCTGCGAAAAGAATTGTCTTCAATCCAGGGGGGAATATTCCCCCATTCTATCTTGTCTACTCAACAAATTGGCATGATAAGTTCCCAGAAGCCAAATTCAATGAAACAGGCAGGTTTTATCGTCACTATTCCACTAGTTTTGAGTAGCAATCCACATTGTGTTTCAATAATGTATTCCTttgtacttgtcaaaaaaataatgtattacTTTGCCAAGGTTTTAGCATGTGCATCGAATTTAGTTATCTTGAAGCAAGGAAAACAACAAGAACATGTTCTTTTACTGACCGTGTAAAGTGAAGAAAAAGGGGGaggggtagagagagagagtaggggTGGGGGTGGAGGGGAATGTAAATATTTAGGTATTAGAAAAACCAAGAAAATGCTATTTTCCCCTTTTGTTGTTCGGATTTGATGCCCGCCCTTGAATGTATGGTGATGGTGATATGAATAAAAGGTGGAAAGTAAGGTTTGGGTAATAGTTGTGAATCCAAGTTTTTAAAGAGAATTATTCGAACCAGTATGAACCTGTAGCAATTATGAATTCTAGAGCTTAGCTACTCAACCGTTCATTCCTATGCTACTATTGCTCATCATTTCTAAACAGCCCAATTAGTAACCCATTAACCTGAATATGGTCATAACATCAAAAATTTTCTTGCAGTTGGAGAAAATCATCGGAAAATTGAAGACAGAGAAGTATGGAAGTAGAATTCTTGAACAAGTTGAGAAGTACTCCAATTCTGTGCAGACTAATGAGGTAAAGGAGGAGCAGGGAAGTCAAAATAGAGCTAACAAACGGCTGAAAACCAAAAAGGCTCTTGTTCTTATTGAAAGCAGCGATGATGAAGCGTGAGTGGATCCGTAAATCTAAGGGGATTTTTGTCATTTGCCTCGTTCCTTCACCCAGCATTCTGGAGAGAGACGGTTGTTTACACAACTGTATGTTTACAACTTATATTCTTGTACCTTTCTTGAATATTTAGTTGAAAAAAGAAAcactattatttattcatttttacatCAAAATGAAGGACAATTAGAGCATTAGCCAAAACATGGAAACATTTTGGCTATGGTAAAGGGTTGCAGCCAACAACTTTTTCAACCGGTGAAGGATGAGAGCTAAGAGGCCTGGCCTGGCCTTGCCTTGCCTTGCCTTGCAATCATTCTGATAACCATGAAAGCTGGTTAATAAGCAAGGAGGGAACAATCAATCACTCTCGGCTAACGATatcaattcaaattccaaagcCTGCTAAAATAAGcaagaaaattttgatattcaaaCTATAACAGCATATCGATTGGTTTATGTCCTTCCTGGTCTTTATCGGTTGCAGCATCTGGCTTTCTTATGTTCAATGACCAGATTAGggagggaaaaaggaaaaaaaatagaatgtgtGGTGTCTTGTCTCGTTGGTCGTGCAGCTCATTGAAGGAATGGCGTAGGATTCCTCTCTCCCAACGGCAACAGGTGTGTTATGGAGTCAAGACGAGGGTATTGTAGTGGACTGTTTTGGTATTATCGATGAAGATCTccactttcttttcctttgtgtCCTCGATTGCGGAAATCAAGAATATAGTTTGACTGGATTAAGTGGTTTGAATTGAAGGCGGGGCACCAAAATCATCGCctgattggttttttttttttggggggggggggggtcataTATTAAAGATATGATCCCAAGGGATTATGAGAATGCAATATAATGTgctgtcattttattttatcatattgtgTTAATGTGTTATTGTCCATTGATTTCcgaatttattattttggaaaataaggCTTAGATGTCCAAGATAAAAGGTACGAGAGGAAGAATCAACGAGGAATCCATAACATAAAATCGGAGTAATATGTGAGTGTAGTATGTATAACATAGCTTTTATTCTTGAGATTTTGTAAAGAGTGCTAACTTGAAAGTGAGAGGAATTAGGAATTTAGGATcccttgaaaattattttccaaattgTCTACTAATTGGGAAAGAGTTTGGGCGAGGGAATGGATCCTCTAGGATTTGGCTCAAGTGATAAAAGGCTTTGGGTTTGGGGGTATGCTTCTCCATATCAAAGTTCAAATTCTCTTGActgcaaataatttttagggACTCTCGGACTGGAGAATTCGCTTTGAATTATCAAAGATGTATTTGTAGAAAACtcattgttgagaatttatGCATTCTCAAGATTAATCTAATCCTGACCACCctgtaccaataaaaaaatgagtttgttcGCTAGGATGGACCCACCGATTTGGTATAGGTGCATGAGATCACTTGTGCTAGGCACACCCCTCTCATACAAACTTATAtctccttcaatttttttatccagATTATGGGTACATGAGAAAGTGAGATTTGTCACCTCTCACAAACTTTAGACCTAATTGTAAACAATTGGAATAGGAATTTATTGCAagtaaaaattgatttttaaatttataagattatcttATAAAAGAGTAATCGAATGATTAGTTTGTTGTTTGCGAATTGTATAGAAAATATCATCTAATCAGAGCCAAGTATGGTGGCGGAGGAAACTTTCATGttcccaaaaaacaaaaacaaaaaaaaagccttTTTGCCTCATTGACCGAACCAGTTCTTGAATTGTCGGCCCAAATTAGGCTCCTTCCTGTTGgtcgaaaaagaaaaatactagtcGCTCTCAATTTCTCAGTCTCCGTGCATCTGCCCGACGAGACCATGAGATTCTCTCTGCAATCAAAATCCTCTTCTAAACCTAAACCCATCAAACCCTCACAAAACAACTTCGACGACTCCAAAGACAACAGCAACGATCGCGAAGATGCGAAGCGATTGCAATACATCACCCAATTCGACGCTtccgaaaccctaacccgcaAAAAGGAATCCACGAATCACGTAATCGCCCCCATCCCCAACGAATGGAGGCCCCCCAAGCGGATGAAGAACCTCGAACTTCCGATCACCTCCCAATCCGACGGCTCCGGCGCCCTCTCCTTCGAGCTCGATTCCGGGATTTCCTCCGTCGACGCCCACGATTCCAAAATCTCTTACGGCCTCAATCTCCGCCAAAAGTCTGATTCcaacgacgacgacgacgatcGTTCACAGTCTGCTCCTGTTCCGGTGGAAACCATGTTGCTCCAGAAGCTGAAGAACGACCTCGAGAGGCTCCCAGAGCATCGGGGCATGGAGGAGTTCGACGATGTTCCCGTGGAGGGCTTCGGCGCCGCCTTGCTCGCGGGGTACGGGTGGTACGAAGGGAGAGGGATTGGGAAGAACCCCAAAGGGGATGTGAAAGTGGTTCAGTACGAGAAGAGGACGGACAAGCAGGGCCTGGGGTTTCTGAGCTCCgatgagaaagagaaaggggaaTCTAAAGGGAAAAATGGCGATAGAGAACGGAGGTCTTCCAACGTTGGCAATGACAGTCGGAGTTCGAAAGAAGAGGATCGCGAACGTTTCAGGAAatctaaagaagaagaaccaagGTTTAGAGAACAAAGTAAGGATTCgaaaaggaagaagaatcaACCAGTATCGTGGCTAAAGAGTCACATTCGGGTCAGGATAATCAGCAAGGAACTCAAAGGAGGAAGATTGTATTTGAAGAAGGGGGAGGTTGTGGATGTGGTTGGACCCACCACGTGTGATATCTCCATGGATGAGAGTAGGGAGCTAATTCAAGGGGTTTCACAAGACCTTCTTGAGACTGCCCTGCCCCGCCGTGGGGGACCCGTGCTTGTTCTGTTTGGTAAGCATGAGGGTGCGTACGGGAATCTTGTCAAGAAGGATTCGGAAGAAGAAACTGGTTTGGTTCAGGATGCCAATAACCATGAGTTGCTCCATGTGCGGCTCGAACAAATTGCCGAGTTCATCGGGGATCCCAGCTGCCTTGGATATTGATAGTTGTTGATTCTCTTGCTGACACTCCATTGTATCCGCAGGTATTTCCAACTATCTCAATTTCTTGGACTTTGTTATCTATTAGCTCTCTGTACTCCGAATGCTATATGGAATCTGGGTGTATCCATGTTTTGTTCATTGAGTTCCTATTTTTTCTGGTCTGATGTGTTCGTCTGGATATGCCAAGTAAACTTTTAGctttatttatataacttttgTCAACTCATTACTctatatttttgaaattctaaaGAGATGTTTGATATGGTTATATAGAAAGCTAAACTTGACTCTGAAATAGAAAGGTATATTCTAGAATTAGAAGTACGTCCTTCTGTCTTAAATTTATGAAAGTAAAACTGTGCTTTGCTTGTTGAACTGTCACGCTTTCACTAATTTACTTGGGtttcaaaaaattgataattcaAAGCAGAGTTCTCTTATTCCCATCAATGTTCACATGATAATGAAAACTTCCGTCTTTTTTAATTGTATGGAAAAGCAACAGCCAGTCACACTCGATTAATCATTGGTTAGATGTTCATAAATTAGATGGCATGATAACAAGGATGTTTTTCCTTCGTTGAAACTAGAAAAATCATCCAAGTCCTTTTCTTTGCTGGTAATGACTAGTAGGGATGAAAACCAACCGgtcggttcggttttggcctaAGACCGAAACCAACCGACTGGATTTTTTTAGCTCTCCAAAACTGACCGAAACGGCCAACCAAGAGGGGGAAAACTGGCCAGATCGGTTTTGGTTGGTTTTCGGCTGGTTCGTTGGTTTAGAGAGTcggttttgagaaattgaaggcATGAACTCATAGTCACAGTGCCGCCGCAAACACGAACTCACAGTCACGGTGCAAACACGAACTCAATCATAGCAATCAAATATAGGATAGAAGAACTTCAAATATAGGATATATTGCTAAGTTTCATAATATTGGTTTCGATTTGCAGTCGACCAGCTGTACAAATATAGGATAGAAGAACTACGAACTCACAGTGTCGATTCACCGGTTTTAGTTCAAACCAGAACTGAATCGATTGACGTCGGTTTCCATCTATTTGTACCATTGGCCGACCGGTTCTCTACCAGTTTGGGCCAGTTGCTGTTCACCCCTAATGACTAGGATGAGATTGAACTATGTCTTACATGAACATCTTGATTAGCCAATATCATGTATATGTAAAACTAAgcaaatcaaataaattatacattagCTTCACACAACTAagtcatagatttttttttattttttataagaggtAAATTTCattgatacgaatgaaatagaCATAGCCCGTGTACataagaagtatacaaaagaacacctaaatacattctaggaacGATAAATTAAGGACAGAAAGTCATGAGCACTGTTCCCATtaagtacaatagcagaaaaccaaagcaatagaggttgtataaaaaaattctgaagctctGCCATTGTGCGcaccctatcttcaaagcaacgcTCATTCCGTTCCgcccaaatacaccacataacacacaacggaatcatcttccacactgccgCCGCTTGATGACAGCCTTGAATCTCCGTCCAACCAGCCAGTAAATCAACCACCCTTAGAGGTAGTACCCAAGCGATGTCAAATCttctaaagatctcatcccacaacactcttgtcacctcacaatgcaataataagtGATCCACCGATTCTACTTGCTTTTTACACaagtagcaccaatccatcacaatgagtccactcttcctcaagttgtccgtggtcaaaatcttcccaaaaGCAATAGTCCAAACGAAGaaagctactttagaaggcacatgagatctccaaatattcttccaagg from Juglans regia cultivar Chandler chromosome 2, Walnut 2.0, whole genome shotgun sequence carries:
- the LOC109001086 gene encoding protein MOS2, which encodes MRFSLQSKSSSKPKPIKPSQNNFDDSKDNSNDREDAKRLQYITQFDASETLTRKKESTNHVIAPIPNEWRPPKRMKNLELPITSQSDGSGALSFELDSGISSVDAHDSKISYGLNLRQKSDSNDDDDDRSQSAPVPVETMLLQKLKNDLERLPEHRGMEEFDDVPVEGFGAALLAGYGWYEGRGIGKNPKGDVKVVQYEKRTDKQGLGFLSSDEKEKGESKGKNGDRERRSSNVGNDSRSSKEEDRERFRKSKEEEPRFREQSKDSKRKKNQPVSWLKSHIRVRIISKELKGGRLYLKKGEVVDVVGPTTCDISMDESRELIQGVSQDLLETALPRRGGPVLVLFGKHEGAYGNLVKKDSEEETGLVQDANNHELLHVRLEQIAEFIGDPSCLGY